The window ATTGATAATATAAAGGAGGACAGAATGGTAACAGCGTACTGGTGCGGCAGAAAGGAATGCTCGGATAGAATAGAGGCATTGTCTGAGAAGACTGCACTGGGGACTGTGCGTGGCATGAATAAATCCGGGCCATGCATAGTTTGTGGCAAACCAGGGAAATTATCTGCCTTTTCAAGGACATACTGACATGATAAAACTTGTATTTTTTGATATGGATGGCGTGCTTACTGTTGAAAAAAGCAGCTGGTTCTATGTCAATAACAAACTGGGAATAAATAACCGTGAAAATTATATGAAATACATGAAAGGAGAACTGCCATATTCTGATTTCTTCCGGTGTGATTTAAAAGCATGGATGGTAAAATATCCGGGCATTAAGGGCAACTACATTAAAAGTATGCTCAATGAAATCAAGCTGGTAAAGGGGCTTGGGAAAACAATGAAATACCTGAAAGACAAAAATATAATTTCTGTGATTGTATCAGGCGGGATATCATGGCTTTCAGATCGTATTGCCAGTGATTATGGAATAAATGAAGCATACGCAAATAAAATATACTGTGATGACAATGGTTGTATAATCCCGGATGGAAATATTCAGGTAGATCCCTCAAACAAGGATTATATTATGGAAAAGATCATGGCGAAATACGGAATCGGTCCTGAGGAATGTATTGCCGTAGGAGATTCTGAATCAGATTATTCAATGTACAGGGCAGTCCCCAATTTCATAGCATTTAACTCAGACAGTGATTTATTACTGAAAATATCCAGCGCAAGAATGGAAAATGATTTGAGCGGACTTATAAAATTTCTGGAATCATATTAGTTTCATCTGTTTCATGGTTTCCATTGTAAGCACTGTTATCCCGGCTGCACCCCTGACAAGATTATTTCCCAATACTACCATTCTGAGGATTCCATCCCTGTAAGATATCCTCCCGATGTGGATCTCCATGCCATTGTATGTATCCAGTGCATTCTGTGGCCTGTCCTCCTCCTCATGTACTACAAGTGGATGGGGTGGTGCACTGTAAAGCCCGCTGAACCTTTTAAGTGGTGAGAAGTTC of the Ferroplasma sp. genome contains:
- a CDS encoding HAD-IB family phosphatase, which codes for MIKLVFFDMDGVLTVEKSSWFYVNNKLGINNRENYMKYMKGELPYSDFFRCDLKAWMVKYPGIKGNYIKSMLNEIKLVKGLGKTMKYLKDKNIISVIVSGGISWLSDRIASDYGINEAYANKIYCDDNGCIIPDGNIQVDPSNKDYIMEKIMAKYGIGPEECIAVGDSESDYSMYRAVPNFIAFNSDSDLLLKISSARMENDLSGLIKFLESY